The following proteins are co-located in the uncultured Draconibacterium sp. genome:
- a CDS encoding glycoside hydrolase family 16 protein, translating to MKNLKLMKNIFLYFMLVFFFTNCTNSKKEKTTDNSTKSTNWELVWSDEFNTDGLPDTSKWNYATRGNSYGWGNNEKQWYTVADSDNCYIKDGKLTITAIKEPTSGKDYSSARLTTKGKGDWKYCKVEVKAKLPTGKGTWPAIWMLPSESLYGNWPKSGEIDIMEHVGYDPDTVHSTVHTELFNHTIGTQVGKPSYLPTATTEFHTYTMEWDEKEIRSYVDGMEYFRFSNNGEGYGAWPFDQEFYLLLNLAIGGGWGGKHGIDDSLFPHKYEIDFVRVYQKK from the coding sequence ATGAAAAATTTAAAACTGATGAAAAATATTTTTTTATACTTTATGCTGGTGTTCTTTTTCACCAACTGTACTAACAGTAAAAAAGAAAAAACTACAGATAACAGCACCAAATCGACAAACTGGGAACTGGTTTGGTCTGACGAATTTAATACCGATGGCCTGCCCGACACTAGTAAATGGAATTATGCCACACGTGGGAATTCCTACGGTTGGGGGAACAACGAAAAGCAATGGTACACAGTGGCCGATAGCGATAATTGTTACATAAAGGACGGAAAACTTACAATTACTGCCATAAAAGAACCTACATCGGGCAAGGATTACAGTTCGGCGAGACTAACCACAAAAGGAAAAGGAGACTGGAAATATTGCAAAGTTGAGGTAAAAGCAAAGTTACCCACCGGGAAAGGTACCTGGCCTGCCATATGGATGCTCCCCAGCGAAAGCTTGTATGGTAACTGGCCTAAAAGTGGCGAAATTGACATTATGGAACATGTTGGTTACGATCCCGACACGGTACATTCAACTGTTCACACCGAGTTGTTTAATCACACCATTGGCACACAGGTAGGAAAACCAAGTTACCTACCAACTGCCACAACAGAATTTCACACCTATACAATGGAATGGGATGAAAAAGAAATAAGAAGTTATGTGGATGGCATGGAGTATTTCCGTTTTAGCAATAACGGAGAAGGTTACGGAGCCTGGCCCTTTGATCAGGAATTTTATTTACTCTTAAACCTGGCCATTGGCGGCGGCTGGGGAGGCAAACACGGCATCGACGATTCGTTATTCCCACATAAATATGAGATAGACTTTGTGAGGGTGTATCAGAAAAAATGA
- a CDS encoding SusD/RagB family nutrient-binding outer membrane lipoprotein, protein MKNLKYILLAIFSLSIAFSCDNFEDINTDPNKTNQVTPSMLATQTLKDTYRFWNPNSADFTSGNLFNKHIAMLETNPNPGQYYYSYWPYGSFGSYTRLTDLKYMSQYAEGSQYESSYKGLERFLKAKYGFSATLDMGDIPYSEAGQASDGITQPKYDKQTDVFVSILADLQQAEAYFSEGVNFDGDIMLGGNVEKWQKLCNAMQLKVIQTISKKATSEQINRFKAIVSASNLLEGNADNFKLVYSENPNATYPMWNGEERRQFTGVSELVIDGLKNLNDYRLFYFAEPARVKIEGGLAESDFNAYVGVPTELAAEQLALNNASGSYSLINKRYVEFMDNDPMLYFTYSEQCFIIAEAIEEGWLSGNAQQYYENGVTAMLEYYMNLPHTADFVHGMAITQDYINNYFTGAAAYATGGTKKARLHQIWYQRWLIDFFQGNGGNYPQFLRTGYPEYPLDPSTSLNPEDPNVYPQRWMYPTDEQTKNPENYQKAIDEQYNGYDGINQVPWWLK, encoded by the coding sequence ATGAAAAATCTAAAATATATTTTACTCGCGATATTTTCTCTTTCTATTGCTTTTTCATGCGATAATTTTGAAGATATAAATACTGATCCAAATAAAACGAACCAGGTTACTCCATCGATGCTTGCCACGCAAACATTAAAAGATACCTACCGGTTCTGGAACCCAAATTCTGCCGATTTTACTTCGGGAAACCTGTTTAACAAGCACATTGCAATGCTTGAAACAAACCCTAATCCAGGTCAGTATTACTACTCTTACTGGCCATACGGAAGTTTTGGTTCGTACACCAGATTAACTGACCTGAAATACATGTCGCAGTATGCTGAAGGATCTCAATACGAATCGTCTTACAAAGGATTAGAACGCTTTTTAAAGGCTAAATATGGATTTTCGGCCACACTTGATATGGGCGATATTCCTTACTCAGAAGCCGGTCAGGCCTCGGATGGAATTACACAACCGAAGTACGACAAACAAACGGATGTTTTTGTATCCATTCTTGCTGATCTGCAACAGGCAGAAGCCTATTTTTCGGAAGGTGTAAATTTTGACGGCGATATTATGCTGGGCGGCAATGTTGAAAAATGGCAAAAACTTTGCAATGCCATGCAATTAAAGGTAATTCAAACCATCAGTAAAAAAGCCACCTCCGAACAAATCAACCGGTTTAAGGCCATCGTTTCGGCAAGTAATTTACTCGAAGGAAATGCCGATAATTTTAAGTTGGTTTATTCTGAAAATCCAAACGCAACTTATCCGATGTGGAACGGCGAAGAGCGCCGCCAGTTCACAGGTGTTTCTGAGTTGGTAATTGATGGGCTTAAAAATTTAAACGATTACAGGCTATTTTATTTCGCAGAACCTGCCCGGGTTAAGATCGAAGGCGGATTGGCTGAGTCGGATTTTAATGCCTATGTGGGAGTACCTACGGAGTTGGCAGCCGAGCAACTGGCACTGAACAACGCCAGCGGAAGCTATTCATTAATCAACAAACGGTATGTTGAATTTATGGATAACGATCCGATGCTTTATTTTACCTACTCGGAACAGTGTTTTATTATTGCTGAGGCCATCGAGGAAGGTTGGCTTTCGGGCAATGCACAGCAGTACTACGAAAACGGAGTTACTGCCATGTTAGAATATTACATGAATCTTCCTCATACGGCAGACTTTGTGCATGGAATGGCGATAACTCAAGACTACATTAACAACTATTTTACAGGGGCTGCAGCGTATGCAACTGGCGGCACAAAAAAAGCCCGTTTACATCAAATCTGGTATCAAAGATGGTTGATCGATTTCTTCCAGGGGAACGGTGGTAATTATCCCCAATTTTTACGTACCGGATATCCGGAATATCCACTGGATCCTTCAACAAGTTTAAATCCTGAAGATCCAAATGTTTATCCACAGCGCTGGATGTATCCAACAGATGAACAAACAAAAAATCCTGAAAATTATCAAAAAGCTATTGATGAGCAATACAACGGATACGATGGTATTAATCAGGTTCCATGGTGGTTGAAATAA